In Horticoccus luteus, the following proteins share a genomic window:
- a CDS encoding dihydrodipicolinate synthase family protein — protein MQKPKLTGGVWSATPTPLTKERRVDAASVERLVEHHVALGVTGMMLAGTCGEGPWLRLADRETLTRTAVAANRGRLRLAVQVTDNSAARVLENIERAAAWGAEVAVVDVPWFFLNGTPERKVAHFREIAQRSALPMGFYDRGTASPQAVPDERLAEILAEPNIAMVKDSSRSPARREIFLQARAARPGLVLLDGDEFDCVSYLEAGYDGLLLGGGIFNAAIARRLLAAVRAGDRVAAEREQARMNDLMWRVYGGPKIECWLTGLKELLVQMGLFATNVSLLDYPLTESCRASIAAAVSGADGEGFRADLLPGAK, from the coding sequence ATGCAAAAGCCAAAGCTGACGGGCGGAGTGTGGTCGGCGACGCCGACGCCGTTAACCAAGGAGCGGCGCGTGGATGCGGCGTCGGTCGAACGGCTGGTCGAGCATCACGTGGCGCTGGGCGTCACGGGCATGATGCTCGCGGGCACCTGCGGCGAAGGGCCGTGGCTGCGGCTGGCGGACCGGGAGACGTTGACGCGCACGGCGGTGGCGGCGAATCGCGGGCGGTTGCGGCTGGCGGTGCAGGTGACGGACAATTCGGCGGCGCGCGTACTGGAAAACATCGAACGCGCGGCGGCGTGGGGCGCGGAGGTCGCGGTCGTGGATGTGCCGTGGTTTTTTCTCAACGGGACGCCGGAGCGGAAGGTCGCGCACTTTCGCGAGATCGCGCAGCGCAGCGCGTTGCCGATGGGATTTTACGATCGCGGAACGGCGAGTCCGCAGGCGGTGCCGGACGAGCGGCTGGCGGAAATTCTGGCGGAGCCGAACATCGCGATGGTGAAGGACAGTTCGCGTTCGCCGGCGCGGCGGGAGATTTTTTTGCAGGCGCGAGCGGCGCGGCCGGGACTGGTGCTGCTTGATGGCGACGAGTTCGATTGCGTGAGTTATCTGGAGGCCGGTTACGACGGGCTGCTGCTGGGCGGCGGAATTTTTAATGCAGCGATCGCGCGGCGGCTCCTCGCGGCGGTGCGCGCGGGCGACCGGGTGGCGGCGGAGCGCGAGCAGGCGCGGATGAACGACCTGATGTGGCGCGTTTACGGCGGCCCGAAAATCGAGTGCTGGCTCACGGGGCTGAAGGAGCTGCTGGTGCAGATGGGCCTTTTCGCGACGAACGTGAGCCTGCTCGATTATCCGCTGACGGAATCGTGTCGCGCATCGATCGCGGCGGCGGTGAGCGGGGCGGACGGCGAGGGGTTTCGGGCGGATCTGCTGCCGGGCGCGAAGTGA